The nucleotide window CCTCAGGAGGCCCAGAGGATCCTTCAGCGGCGGCACCGCCCACCCGCCTCACGCGCCCTCCTCGCCTGTGGCCGATGCGCTGGTATCGAACCGTGACTTCGGGCAGACTCCGATCATGCGTTCCCGCACTCTCTTCGCCATTCCCGCTCTCGTGGCGCTGACGGTCGGCCTGACGGCGTGCCGTAACTACGAGCCCCTTGCCGTGGAGCCCCTCGAGCCCAGCGCCTCGGCCTCCTCGGAGGACTCCCCGCCCCCCAGCGGTGAGCCGAGCGCCTCCGCCTCCCCGACGCCGGGCAAGCCGAGCGCCGCCCCCTCCGAGACTCCCCGACCGACGCGGATCTCCGACCTGGCGGTGGGCGACTGCACGCTGGAGAACAGCGCCGCGGCCGACGGGGAGAGCGTCAGCGAGGTCTCCGTCGTCAACTGCGAGACGCCGCATGACCGGGAGGTGATCTCCATCGGGCAGTCATCCCTGGGCGCCTATGACGAGACCGCCCTGACCTCGGAGATCGACACGGCCTGCTCCACGGCCCTCATCGAGTACATGGGGGGCTCGGTGGGTGATTTCTCCACCAGTTACATGTACCCCTCCCAGAACGCCTGGGACGCCGGCAACCACTCCTACTACTGCTTCGCCACGACCAAGGACGGCAGCCAGAGCACGGGATCGGTGAAGAACGGTCCGACGACCACCGGCGAATCCAGCGGTCCCACGGCGGGCCCCGCAACGAAGAAGCCGGAGACGACCTGACCGGGGCGAGCCGGTCCCCGGCTGCGGATCGGGAGTGCGCCGCGGCCCGGCGCTGAGGTGAGCGCCGCTGGCGCACCGGGCGAACGATCGCGGGGGCGTCAGTGGCCTTGGGCCTCCTCGCCCTGGTCGGTCAGATAGGTCTGCAACCTCACCAGATCGAAGGGCTCATCACTCTCCGTGGTCGTCAGCACCCCGGCCACCGCCCGCGCCGGGCCCCCATCGACCGAGTACGTCGCCCGCCACGTCGTGGTCAACGTGATCCTGACCCCCCGCGCCGTGGCGGAGTACTTGTGGAACACCGTGTGATCAGGCCACGGCGCCCCCGCATCCGTCGTGGTCAACGACGTCCCATCACCCCAGGACCACGTATAGGACACCGGCGTGGCCACCACCCGCACCGCCGAGCCACCCACCACCGTGTCAACCACCTGATCAGCACCCCTGTGGACAACCCCGCCCCCACCGGCTCCTCCCGCAGGAGGACCCCTCTCGGCCGCTGGGGCCATCAGGCCCTCCGCCAGGTTCGTCAACCGGGCCGATCCGACCGGGGCCGCCGCCCGCCTACCGTGATGGATACCAGGGCAGCACCGGCCGCCCACAAGGCACCCCGGCACAGCAGCCCTCACCGGCTCCCATATCCCGAGATCGCCAGACCCCGCATCACCCAACCGCACCGAGCAGCCACATCGAGCAGAGGACTCCACCATGATTGAGGCAGTCGACCTGACCAAGCACTACGGCGCCAAGGTCGCCGTGGACCACATCTCCTTCACCGTCGAGCCCGGCACCGTCACCGGATTCCTCGGCCCCAACGGCGCCGGCAAGTCCACCACCATGCGCATGATCATGGGTCTGGACAAGCCCACCACCGGCCGCGTCACCGTCAACGGCCGCCCCTACCGCGAGCTGGCCGCGCCCCTGTGCGAGGTCGGCGCCCTCCTGGACGCCAAGGGCCTGCACCCCTCGCGCTCGGCCCGCACCCACCTGACCCAGCTGGCCATCTCCAACGGCATCCCCACCAACCGCGTCGACGAGGTCCTGGAGCTGACCGGCCTGACCAGCGTGGCCAAGAAGCGCGTCAAGGGCTTCTCCCTGGGCATGGGCCAGCGCCTGGGCATCGCCGCCGCCCTCCTGGGCGACCCCCAGACCCTCATCTTCGATGAGCCGGTCAACGGCCTGGATCCCGAGGGCGTCAAGTGGGTGCGCGAGACCTGCCGCAACCTGGCCTCCCAGGGCCGCACCGTCTTCATCTCCTCCCACCTCATGAGCGAGATGGCCCAGACCGCCGACCAGCTCATCGTCATCGGCCGCGGCCGCATCATCACCTCTGGCCCCGTCAACGAGGTCATCGCCGCAGCCACCGCCGACCGCGTCCGCGTGGCCTCCCCCCAGGCCACCCGGCTCGCCGAGCTCATGGCCTCCCACAAGCTGGCCGCGCGCCCCGTTGAGCCCAGCGTCCTGGAGACCACCGACACCACCGCCGCCGCCATCGGCGAACTCGCCGCCACCCACGGCATCGTCCTGCACGAGCTCACCACCATCCGCGCCAGCCTCGAAGAGGCCTACCTGACCCTGACCAAAGACTCCGTGGAGTACGCCGTCGGGGAGCACACCCCCGCCGACCCCGGGCCAGCCGGTCCCCGCCCCACCGGGGGCGCGGCGCCGCGCCCCTCCTCCCCCACCCGCCACAGCGCCCGGGCCGCCTGACCCACCGGCCCACGAAAGGAACGATCATGACCGCCACCACCATGCAGGGGCCCGCGCCTGCCGCGCGGCCCAGCACCCAGTCCCCCGCCCTGCGCCGCCCCGCCATCACCGGCCGCCAGACCTTCGCCCGGGCCGTCGCCTCGGAGTGGACCAAGATCCGCACCCTGCGCTCGACCTGGGTCACCGGGGCGATCACCGTCGTCGTCACCGTCCTGTTCGGCGCAGGCCTGGCCATCGCCTTGAGCCAGACCCCCGAGGTCCAGGACGGTGCCGCAGAGGCCATCACCGTCGGCGCCACCTTCGGCCAGATCGCGGTGGCCGTCCTGGCGGCCCTGGCCATCACCGGGGAGTACGCCTCGGGGCAGATCCGCTCCTCCCTGGCCGCCGTGCCCCGCCGCGGGCGCCTGCTGGCCGCCAAGGCGATCGTGGTGGCAGCCCTCGCCTTCGTCCTGGGGCTGGTGTCCATCACCCTGTCCTGGGCTCTCTCGGCCCCCTTCATGGACGGGCACGCCGGCTCCCTGGCCGACGCCGAGTACCTGGGCCTGTTCTGGGGCACGGGCCTGGCCTTCGCCCTCATCGCCCTGATGAGCCTGGGCCTGGGCTTCCTCATGCGCTCGACCGCCGGGGCACTCACCGTCACGACAGTGCTGCTGTTCGTCATCAACCTCCCCCTCAACCTCATGGCCCTCAAGTGGGACTGGGCCACCAAGGCCCTGGAGCTCACGCCTTCGGCCGCCTCGAACGCCGTATCCGATCCCTTCGAGTACACCTCGCGGTGGGCGGAGGCCTCCGTCGACCACCCGGTCGTGCTGGCCGTCTTCCTGGCCTGGACCCTGGTGCCCCTGGTCCTGGGCGGCCTGTCCTTCCTGCGCCGGGACGCCTGAGGCCCCCATGGAGCTGACCCGCCGAGGTGAGCCCGCCCCGGGCGGCCCCGCAGTGCTGCGGGGCCGCCCGGGGTATCCCACCAGCCCTATCGAGCCATCACCGTCATCACCCGACCAGAGCGGGTCTCCCCGCCTACCCGGCCAGGATCGCCCCACCCCCAAGCCGCCCCACCCCGGGCCCGGCAGCCGCGGGCCGGTGCCGCCTCCTGCCGGCCGCCTCGACGACGTCGACGCCTCCCCCCGCTCGGCCCACCTGGCACTCCTCCAGGCCGCCGCCCGGGCGCTGCCGTTGTCGTCGGGCACCGCAAGCCATAGCGCAACCTCCCCCGCCGAGCCCGCCAGGACCGGACCCGAGGGCCACGCGGCCCCAGAAGATGCCACACTTGCCATGATGCACCTCACCACCGCACTGCACCGCGACTCCCCCGTGCGCGCCTCCCTGGGCGGCCGTCTGCGCACCTGGTATCGCGAGCACCCCTTCCAGGTGGACTCCCTCATCGCCGTGGGCGTCCTCCTGGTCAACATCCCCCTGGGCTTCCTGCTGCTGATGCGCCCCTCACCAGCACTCGAGCTCCCCCGCGAGATCGCCAGCGCCCTGCCCATGGCCCTGGGCTCCAGTGTCATCGCCACCGCCCTGCTGGCGGTGCGGCGACGCTTCCCGATGGCGAGCTGGCTGGGCCTGCTCCTGCTCCTCGTCGCCTTCCAGACGATCGGCCAGGTGCTGCTATCGCTGAGCCCCGAGGAGAGCGCGACGGCGCTCGGAGGCCTAGCCGCCTTCGTCATCCTGGGACTGCCGCTGTGCCTGGGCACGATCGCCGTCTACCGGCGCCCCGCCGCGGCCTGGGGGGCCTGGGCCGTGACCGGCCTGGTGTTCTCCATCAACTACCTCATCACCGAGAGCAGTAACCAGACTGCCGAGTCGGCATGGCGCAACATCACGACCAATCTCATCATGTTCGCCATCCCCGTGCTCGTGGGCCTGACCATCAGGGCCTCGCGCCGCAACCTCGAGGATCTGCGGATGCACACGGCTCGCATGGCCCTGGCCCGCGAGCAGAGCGCGCTGCTCGCGGCCGCCGAGGAGCGCAGCCGCATCGCCCGCGAGATGCACGACGTCGTCGCCCACTCCCTGGCGGTGATGATCACCATGGCCGACGGCGCCGCCGCCGCCATCGACCGCCGACCCGAGCAGGCCAAGCAGGCCCTGGAGGTGCTGGCCGAGACCGGGCGCAGTGCCCTGGCCGATACCCGCCGCCTCGTGGGAGTCCTGCGCGAGGATCCCCCCGCCACCTCCATGGCCCCGGAGGCCTCGCCCGCCTCGGCCGCATCCCCGTCGGGCGTCCGCACCACCGGGGCGGGCGAGCAGGACGGTGGCGCCCACCAGGCCGATGATCCGCGCACGGGCCTCCCACGCGGCGGCCAACCCCAGGCCAGCCCGGTGACCTCAGGCCCCGTGCCGGTCGTCCGCGAGCTGCCGGTTCCCGAGTTCGCGCCCCCGGGCACGGTGGCGCCCGTCGAGCCCAGCGCGCAGATCGCCGACCTGCGCCGTCGGGCCACCGGTACCCAGGCCGACCCCACCACCGGCGAGGCCCCCATGTCCCCCGCCCCCGAGCAGGCCGACATCGCCACCCTGGTGGAGCACTTCAGGGCCGCCGGAGTGCCGGTGGCCTACACGTGGACGGGCGCGAGCCTGCCGCAGGACAAGGCCCTCCAGCTCACTCTCTTCCGCATCGCGCAGGAGTCCTTGACCAATGTGCTGCGCTACGCCCCCACCACGAAGTCCGTGGCGGTCACCGTGGAGCGCCATACGGGCACCGCGGTGCTCACGGTGGACAACGAGGCGGCCCCGGGCTCACGGCCCATGCACGGATCGGGCAAGGGCCTCATCGGCATGCGGGAGCGCGCCGCGGTCTATGGTGGGACAGTGCAGGCCGGCCCCACCCCCATCGGGTGGCGTGTGCGCGCCGTCCTGCGCTGGGACGAGCACGATGAAGGGAGCTCTTCGTGGCAGATGCCTCTGTGAACACCGCAGCCGGCGACGACGACCAGGAGGCCGAGCCCCTGCGCACCGTCCGCGTGGTTCTGGCCGACGACCAGTCCCTCATGCGCATGGGCTTCCGCATGGTCCTGGATGCCGAGGAGGGGATCGAGGTGGTCGGCGAGGCCTCCGACGGCACCACCGCCATCGCCCAGGCCAAGGCCCTCCGGCCCGATGTCATCCTCATGGATGTGCGCATGCCGGGGATGAACGGCATCGAGGCCACGCAGATCATCGCCCAGGAATGCCCCAGCACCCGGATCCTCATCCTGACCACCTTCGACCTGGATGAGTACGCCTTCTCCGGGCTGCGGGCGGGTGCCTCCGGCTTCCTGCTCAAGGACACGCGCCCCACCGAGCTGGCCGAGGCCATCCGCACGGTGGCCTCCGGGGAGGCGGTGGTCTCGCCCCGCGTCACCCAGCGGATGCTGGAGATGTTCGCCGCCGACCTGCCCGACACCGGTGGGACGCCGTCGGCCGAGGACCCCAGGCTGGCCTCCCTGACGCCCCGGGAGCGCGAGATCCTCATGCTCATGGCCCGGGGCATGTCCAATGCGGAGATCGCGGCCCATCTGGTCGTCTCGGCCACCACCGTCAAGACCCACGTGGGCAATGTGCTGGCCAAACTGGACGTGCGCGACCGGGTGCAGGCCGTCGTCGTGGCCTACGAGACCGGCCTCATGACCTAACCTACCCCTTTTGCATGAGATCGTCCTTTTCCGGGCCTGGAAAAGGACGATCTCATGCAAATTGTCGAAGAGTAGGGGTCAGGGGGTGTGGAGGCGCTGCTGAGCGGCCTCGAAGCCCTCGGCCACCACCTGCTCGACGACGTCGGCCGCCTGCTCCAGGGTGACCCCCAACTCCTCGCGCTCGCGCGCCGGGAAGTCGGACAGGACGAAGGCCGCGGGGTCCTGGCGTCCCGGCGGGCGGCCCACCCCCACGCGCAGCCGCGCGTAGTCCTTGGTGCCCAGCACCGAGGAGATGGATCGCAGGCCGTTGTGCCCGCCCTCTCCCCCGCCGCGCTTGAGGCGCAGCTCATGGGGCGGGATGTCGAGCTCGTCGTGGATGACCAGCAGCCCCGCGCGGGGGTCCACCCCGTAATAGCCCAGGAGGGATTTCACGGGGCCACCGGAGACATTCATGAAGGAGGTGGGCGCGGCCAGGATGGCCCGGGGGCCGGGCGCTCCGCCCGGCAGCATCCCCAGGCGCACCTCGGCCAGGCGGGCGCGGGCCTTGTGGGGGGAGAGGCGGGCCCCGGTACGCCCCGCCAGGACGTCGATGACCATATGGCCAACGTTGTGGCGGTTGCGGGCGTACCGGGCCTCGGGGTTCCCCAGCCCGACGATCAGCCAGGGGGCGGTCACGGGCGGCTCACTCGGCTCGCGGCGACGGCTCGGTCACTGCTCCTCAGCGGCCTGGTCCCCAGCCTCATCCTCGGGGACGGAGGCGGCCACGGCGCCCTTGTCGGCCACGTTGACCACGGCGGCCTCGGGCTCGGAGACGGCCTCGACGCCCTCGGGCAGGGTCAGGTCGGCCACGGTCAGCACGGTGCCGCCGGCCACGCCGGTGATGTCGACCTCGAGGGTCTCGGGGATGGAGACGGCGGGGGCGGAGAGCACCACGTGGGAGGACTCGATCATGTGGATGGTGCCGGGGGCGGCCTCGCCGACGACGGTGACGGGCACCTCGACCTCAACGCGCTCGTTGCGGTTGACCAGCAGGAAGTCCACGTGCTGGACGCCGGGGCGGATGGGGTGGCGCTGGACCTCCTTGGTCAGCACCAGCAGGGTCTCGCTGCCGACCTTGAGCTCGACCAGGGCGTTGTCGTTGCTGCGCAGGGCCAGGCGGGTGGCGTGCTCCTCCAGCAGCAGGTGGCGCGGCTCGGTGCCGTGGCCGTAGACGACGACGGGGACCTGGCCGGCGCGGCGGGCCTGGCGGGCCGAGCCCTTGCCGAACTCGGTGCGGTCCTGGCCCGTGAGGGTGATGGCGTTGTTGGCCATGTGGCTCTCCTAGATGATGAGGAGCGGGACCAGGGCCCCGCAGTCAGTGGTCCGGCGGGCGCGTCGACGCGCAGTACCGCCAGGTACCACCACGTCGATCACGGATGCGCGCTGGGCAGCGCGTCCCTCGCCGGGGCAACGCCGGGCAGTCTACGCCACCGCCAAGCGGCCCCGGAAGGCGCCCTGCGGTGAGGCGCCCCACCCGCCGGCATCGCCGCCGCCGGGACTGGGGCCACCTGAGCTGAGGCTTCCGGGGCTGAGGTGTCCGAGGCAGACCATCCCACGTGATGCGGGGGCAGGACGCCGGCGCTACGTCACGGGGTGCGTCCCTTTAGTGCGGTGGCAATTCCTGCGGGTCCTCACAGGAGGCTCAGGCGCCGCCCCGTGCCTATAGAACGCGGGGTTGTCCGTGGATTGCAGGTGCTGTCGGCACGGTGCAGGTCTGGGAGACCCGCATTCCGCAGACATCCCCCGCAAAGTGCAGACAATCCTGCGCAGTGCAGACAACCCCGCACAGTGGACCCATCTCCGCCATGCGCCGGAGTACTCAGCGCCCAGAGCCTCCGGGCGTCAGAACCTCCGGGTCCCCAGCGATTCCGGCTGTCAGTAGCTCCGGGAGGCCAGCAGCGCCAGCCTCCGGGCCGCGGCGGAATCAGCCCCCCAGCCACTCCAGGCAGCGGCGCACCTGCTCGATGGGGAGCTGGCCGGGGGCGGAGGCCAGGGCCTCACCCTCCTCATCGGGGACGACGACGAAGGTCAGGGCCGAGCCGAAGACCGGTGCCACACGGCTGATGGTCCCCAGGGCCCCCATGGACATCGCTGCCACCGGCACCTCCAGCGCCGTCGACATCCGCGCGCTGACCCCCAGCAGGCGGGCCACGTCCTCCGCGCTCAGCGGCATCACCGCCACCTTGGCCAGGTCGGCGCCCTGGGCCGCCATACCCGCCAGCACCTCCTCCAGCTCGGCGTCGCCGGGAGTGCCCTCGAAGTCGTGGAAGGATCCGACGACGTCGATCCCCCGCTCGTGGGCGCGCGCGGCCAGTTCGGGCAGGCAGCCGCGCTGGACCTCGACGTCGATGGCCGCGAGGCGCGCGGTCCGCGGCAGTGCCTCCACTGCCTCCAGGACCGCGAGCAGGATCTCCCTGTAGGCGGCATCCCCCACCTGCGCCCGCCCGCCCTCGGCCGTGGTGCGGCAGGTGAGCAGGAGCGGGGCGGGCGCCTCCAGGTCCGCACCGGCACTGGACTGCCCCGGGGCCCCCATGCCTGCCTGAGCCTCGTACAGGCCTCCCAGGCACTCCAGGATCCGGGATGCCGCCGGACCGGGCCCCGCCTCCAGGCCCTGGCGCACCTCCTCCAGCAGATCCACGCGCATCTCCAGAACCTCGGCCCCAGCGCTCACGGCCCGGCGGGCCTGGTCGGCGGCCTTAGCGAGGGTGGGGCCGGTCAGGGCGACGACGAGCGCGGGCCGTCCCGCACCGACCCGTGCCCCGCCCCAGCGCAGGGGGCCACTGCCGGGGCCCCGCTGCCCCGGCTCCTGCCCCGGCTCCTGGCCAACGGCCTCATGCGGCTGGTACTGCTGCGGTGTCATGGCCCCGCCGCCTCACCGCACGGCGGGCCCGCTGCCGGCGCCGTCCAAGGGCGCCGCGCCGGCTCCGGAGGACTCCGTGGAACCAGCCGACTGCGGGGAGCTGGGCGCCGCCGCTTCCACGGGCACCAGCGAGAGGGCGACGCCGTCGAGGATGTCGCGCAGGCTCGTCACCGTCCCGCGCAGGGACCGCCCGGCGGCCGCGGTATCGGCGGCCACCCGGGCCACGATCTCGCTCCACACCAGGGCCCCGGCGGCGATGACGTCGCGGCGCCCGGGCGACAGGAAGCCCCACCCCTCGCGCTGGGCGGGGGTGGAGTGGATGATCGCCTCGCAGGAGGCCAGGACCTGCTCGACTCCCAGCTCGGCGCCGTCGACGGCCTGCGGGTCGAAGGCCTCCAGGCCCAGGGCATGCGATGTCACGGTGGTGATCGTCCCGGCCATGCCCACGATGAGCTCGGGGGCGCCGAGGTCGACCACCTGGGCGGCCTCCTCCAGCAGGCCGCGCACCTCCGCGCGCGCCGCCTCCTCGCCGCCGGCGGTGACGCCGTGGGCCAGATGGCGCTCGGTGATGCGCACGCTGCCCACGTCCAGGCTGATCGCCGCACTGGGGGCGCCCGCCCCCAGGACCAGCTCGGTGGAGCCCCCGCCCAGGTCCACCACCAGGCGGGGGGCCTGCGGGGCGGCCGAGCCAAGCAGGGAGCCGGCGAAGGCCAGGCGCGCCTCCTCATCCCCGCTGATGACCTCGGGGGCGATGCCCAGCAGGCGGCTGACCCCGGTGGTGAAGGCCTCCCGGTTCTCGGCGTCGCGGGTGGCGGAGGTGGCCACGAAGCGCCGGTGCCCCGGTCCCTGGGGGACGCCGTGGCGCTCGCACTGGGCGGCGTAGTCCTCGACCACCGCCAGGGTGCGCTCCAGGGCGGCATCGTCCAGGCGGCCCGTGCGGTCCACGCCCTGACCCAGGCGCACGATCTCGTTGCGCCGCTCCAGGGTCTCCAGCCTCACGCCGCCGGCCTCAAGGTGGGCGTCGGCGATGAGGAGGCGGATGGTGTTGGTTCCGCAGTCGATGGCGGCCACGCGGGTCATGGGCGGGTCCTCCTGGAGGGGCTCGGCTCAGGCGGTTCGAGGGGCGCTGGGCGCTCCTGGCAGGAAACGTAGCAGCCCGGGCGTGTGGGGTGCCGTGGCCCGGCGCGCGGCCGGCCGGGCGCTGAGGCAGGCCGGGCGGCGGAGCGGATCGGCCCGGCCGCAACAAGGGCATCGGGGGCGCAGGCCCGCGCCGCACTGCGGGGCGGGCGGGCCCCGGTAGTCGGCCGCCGCGGCGGCCGGCGGCTCAGCAGTGGCAGCGGGCCTCATCCCACAGGCCGCGGGCCCGCAGGGCCATCAGGGTGCGGTCCCCCATGGGGTTGATGCCCGGCGCTGTGGCCAGCGTGTGGCCCAGCACGGCGTGGAGGCACTTGACGCGCGTGGGCATGCCCCCCGCGGAGATCCCCTCGATCTCGGGCACCTGCCCGAGCTCGGCGCGGCGGGCCAGGTAGTCCTCGTGGGCGCGGGCGTAGGCCGCGGCGAGCTCAGCGTCCTGGGCGAGCTCGGCGTTGAGCTCCTCCATGAGGTGCTCGGCCTCCAGGGTGGAGCACCCCTTCACCGCGGCGGGGTGGGTGAGGTAGTAGCTGGTGGGGAAGGGGGTGCCGTCGTCCAGCCGCGGGGCGGTGCGCACGACGGCGGGGCGCCCGCAGACGCAGCGCGCGGCGATGGCCACCACGCCCCGGGGGATCCGCCCGAGCTGCTCGGTCAGGGCCTCGAGGTCGGCCGGGGTCACGGGGGTGTCGGTCATGGCGTCTCCTGGGGCGCGGGTGCCTGGCTGGGCGCTGCGCTGGGCTGGGGTTGGGGTGCGGGCGCCCCACCGGGGGCCCCGCTGGGCTCCTGCCCCGGCCGGCCGCCCGGTGCTCCGCTGGGGCTCGGCTGCCCGCTGGGCTGCGGGGTGGTGGGGGCCCAACCCCGCTGGGCGGGGTCGGTGGGCGCCTCGGTCTGCTCGGCGCCGCCCGCCGCCCGCGAGGACTTCCGGAGGGTCTCGTACCAGGGCAGGCGCTGGGAGTCCTGGTCGGTATCGCCGCCGCCCTCGCCGTCGGCCAGGCCGTCAGCCCCCACGACGACGTAGGTGGTCTCCCCCGGCATGACGTAGCCCAGGCGCTGGCGCACCTGGGAGCGCACGAAGGTCTCGTCCTGCCACTGGGCCAGCTCCTGCTCCAGGGCGGTGGAGGTGGCCTTGGCCTCGGCGAGCTGGTTGACGACGTCGTCGTACTGGGCGCGCTGGGACAGGTAGGCGCGCAGGGAGGTGAAGACGACGGCGAAGGAGATGAGCGCCACGATGACGAGGGTGACCACGCGCGGGGGCACCCCCCTCTCGGCGACCACGGGGGCCTCGGCGCTTTCCCGATCGGAGGCTCCGCGCGAGCCGGCGGGCCCGGCGGAGGCCCCCGGGCCCGCGGCACTGGAGGAGGCGCGGCCGGGGTGCGTTCCCGAGCCGCGCGAGCCACGTGAGCCTCGGTGGCTGGCGGTGCGGGAGGGTCGGCGCGGCGTCATGCATCGAATCCTGCCCCAGGTCGATGGCGCAGGGCGCGCACGACACAGGAGGCGTCACCGACACCGCCCGATGGCGGCGCGCACCTGAGCGGGCCGGGCGCCACGAGTCGCGGCGGCGGCCAGGGGCGGCCCGCTCCACGTGATCAGGAGCGGCCCGGGGCTCCCGGCAGGTCCATGACCACGCCCAGTCCCCCGGCGGGCCTGGCATGCAGGTGCAGCTCGCCCTCGTGGGCGGTGACCACGGCCGAGACGATCGCCAGGCCCAGGCCGTGCCCGGCGCCCCGCGAGCGCCCCTGGCCGCGGACGAAGGGCTCACGCAGGACCGGGATCCTCTCGGCGGGGATGACCGGGCCATCATTGTCAACGGTGAGCCGCACGGCGCAAGGCCGGCCCCGATCGAGTGGGCGGCTGTGGACCCGCACCATGACCCGGCCGCCCTCGGCGCTGTGGCGCACGGCGTTGCGCAGGAGGTTGGAGACGGCCTGGCGCAGCAGGACCGGATCTGCCCTGACCCGGGGCTCCTCCAGTGCGCACTGCACGTGCAGGCCCCGGTGATGCGCCTGATCGCAGAGGCGCGCCAGCTCGCCGCGGATGATGGCGGCGATATCGACCTCCTCGCGCTCGAGCTCCCCGGCCTGGGCATCGGCGAGGTCCAGGAGGGCGTCGATCAGCTCCCGATTGGCGTCGTTGGTCTGCCGCACCCGCACTAGGACCTCGCGCAGGCCCTCGACTGTGGGATGGGGGTCGGTCAGGGCGACGTCGATCATTGTCTTGGTGGTGGCCAGCGGTGTGCGCAGCTCATGGGAGGCGTTGGCCGCGAAGCGGCGGTGCACCTCGAAGGCCCGCTCCAGGGAGGCCAGCATGCTGTCGAAGGTGTCGGCCAGGTCGTGGATCTCGTCATGCGGGCCGGACAGGGACAGGCGCTGGCCGAGGTCTCCTGAGGCTGCCCGCCTGGCGGCGGCGCTCACGGAGGTCAGTGGCCGGAGCATCCTGCCGGCCAGGATCCAGCACACCACCGCGGACAGGAGGGTCAGCACCAGCAGGACGATGACTGCCGCGCACAGGATCGTGGTGTACAGCGAGCTCTCGACGTCCCTCAGCAGCTCGTTGAACTCCGGCGACGAGAGGTCGACCTGCTCGGGAGGGATCTGCCCGCCGTCGGAGATGATGTAGACCTCGAAGAAGGTATAGGAGGAGACCAGGGCAATGAGGACCGCCCCCGTGGCAGCCATGAGACCGGTGTAGGTCAGGACCAGGCGAGCGCGGATGCTCAGGCGCCGTGCACGGCGCAGGCCTGCCTCCGGCAGCTCCCCTCCCGCCGGCCGGGACTGGAGCGCCGGTGCCGCAGGGGCGCCAGCGGCTGGGCACGGGCGATGCCTCATGCGCTGAACCGGTAGCCCGCGCCGCTCACCGTCTGGATCACCCAGGGGTCGCCCAGCTTGCGGCGCAGGTGGGAGATGGTCACGCGCACGGAGTTGGTGAAGGGATCAGCGTTGGCGTCCCAGGCCCGCTCCAGCAGCTCCTCGGAGCTGATCACTCCCCCATCGGCCTCCATGAGGACCTGGAGGATGGCGAACTCCTTGGGGCTGAGCCGAAGGGGGCGCCCGTCGCGCCGCACCTCGCGTCGGAAGGGGTCGAGCCTGACGCCGTGGGCCTCAATGACAGGGATGCGCGCGGGCTGGTTGCGCCGCTCCAGGGCCCGCAGCCTGGCCACCAGCTCGGGGAACTCGAAGGGCTTGACCAGGTAGTCGTCCGCCCCCAGCTCGAAGCCCCCCACCCGGGCGTCCAGCCTCCTGGCGGCGGTGAGCATGAGCACCCTGGTGCCGGGGTGCTCCTCGGCGACCCGGAGGCAGACCTCGTCTCCGTGCACCAGGGGCAGGTCGCGGTCCAGGACCAGGACGTCGTAGTGGTGCTCCCCGATCCGCTCCAGGGCCCCGGCCCCATCCCCGACGACGTCCACCGCCATCGCCTCGCGGCGCAGCCCGGCCGCGATGGCCTCGGCCAGGTACTCCTCGTCCTCCACGACCAGCACGCGCACTGCTGCCCCCTCGATACCCGCAGGCGCTCATCGCGCCTGACGCCGTGAGTCACTGACGGCCAGATTGAACCACCACCGACGTTGCCACGGCATAAGCGGCACCGTGAACGCCATGGCAACACCGGTCCGGCTTGTCTTGCCCCCGCGGGCGGGACGCATCCGCTCCTGTCCGCCCAGTAAGGGCTGCGCCACTGGGCCGGCCACCGCACCTAGTACGGAGGGACATCCATGACCACCATTGGAGGGACCAGCATGATGAGAAGGGCCGCGGCCACCAGGACGGCCGCGGCCGCCGGGGCGATCTGCGCGGCGATGGTACTGAGCCTGCTCGCCGGCTGC belongs to Actinomyces capricornis and includes:
- a CDS encoding 50S ribosomal protein L25/general stress protein Ctc: MANNAITLTGQDRTEFGKGSARQARRAGQVPVVVYGHGTEPRHLLLEEHATRLALRSNDNALVELKVGSETLLVLTKEVQRHPIRPGVQHVDFLLVNRNERVEVEVPVTVVGEAAPGTIHMIESSHVVLSAPAVSIPETLEVDITGVAGGTVLTVADLTLPEGVEAVSEPEAAVVNVADKGAVAASVPEDEAGDQAAEEQ
- a CDS encoding type I 3-dehydroquinate dehydratase, with product MTPQQYQPHEAVGQEPGQEPGQRGPGSGPLRWGGARVGAGRPALVVALTGPTLAKAADQARRAVSAGAEVLEMRVDLLEEVRQGLEAGPGPAASRILECLGGLYEAQAGMGAPGQSSAGADLEAPAPLLLTCRTTAEGGRAQVGDAAYREILLAVLEAVEALPRTARLAAIDVEVQRGCLPELAARAHERGIDVVGSFHDFEGTPGDAELEEVLAGMAAQGADLAKVAVMPLSAEDVARLLGVSARMSTALEVPVAAMSMGALGTISRVAPVFGSALTFVVVPDEEGEALASAPGQLPIEQVRRCLEWLGG
- a CDS encoding Ppx/GppA phosphatase family protein gives rise to the protein MTRVAAIDCGTNTIRLLIADAHLEAGGVRLETLERRNEIVRLGQGVDRTGRLDDAALERTLAVVEDYAAQCERHGVPQGPGHRRFVATSATRDAENREAFTTGVSRLLGIAPEVISGDEEARLAFAGSLLGSAAPQAPRLVVDLGGGSTELVLGAGAPSAAISLDVGSVRITERHLAHGVTAGGEEAARAEVRGLLEEAAQVVDLGAPELIVGMAGTITTVTSHALGLEAFDPQAVDGAELGVEQVLASCEAIIHSTPAQREGWGFLSPGRRDVIAAGALVWSEIVARVAADTAAAGRSLRGTVTSLRDILDGVALSLVPVEAAAPSSPQSAGSTESSGAGAAPLDGAGSGPAVR
- a CDS encoding DUF501 domain-containing protein — translated: MTDTPVTPADLEALTEQLGRIPRGVVAIAARCVCGRPAVVRTAPRLDDGTPFPTSYYLTHPAAVKGCSTLEAEHLMEELNAELAQDAELAAAYARAHEDYLARRAELGQVPEIEGISAGGMPTRVKCLHAVLGHTLATAPGINPMGDRTLMALRARGLWDEARCHC
- a CDS encoding FtsB family cell division protein, which produces MTPRRPSRTASHRGSRGSRGSGTHPGRASSSAAGPGASAGPAGSRGASDRESAEAPVVAERGVPPRVVTLVIVALISFAVVFTSLRAYLSQRAQYDDVVNQLAEAKATSTALEQELAQWQDETFVRSQVRQRLGYVMPGETTYVVVGADGLADGEGGGDTDQDSQRLPWYETLRKSSRAAGGAEQTEAPTDPAQRGWAPTTPQPSGQPSPSGAPGGRPGQEPSGAPGGAPAPQPQPSAAPSQAPAPQETP
- a CDS encoding HAMP domain-containing sensor histidine kinase, which translates into the protein MAATGAVLIALVSSYTFFEVYIISDGGQIPPEQVDLSSPEFNELLRDVESSLYTTILCAAVIVLLVLTLLSAVVCWILAGRMLRPLTSVSAAARRAASGDLGQRLSLSGPHDEIHDLADTFDSMLASLERAFEVHRRFAANASHELRTPLATTKTMIDVALTDPHPTVEGLREVLVRVRQTNDANRELIDALLDLADAQAGELEREEVDIAAIIRGELARLCDQAHHRGLHVQCALEEPRVRADPVLLRQAVSNLLRNAVRHSAEGGRVMVRVHSRPLDRGRPCAVRLTVDNDGPVIPAERIPVLREPFVRGQGRSRGAGHGLGLAIVSAVVTAHEGELHLHARPAGGLGVVMDLPGAPGRS